One segment of Patescibacteria group bacterium DNA contains the following:
- the rplB gene encoding 50S ribosomal protein L2 translates to MSIKIYKPTTPGRRQTSVLTRQDITATKPEKSLLISAKRMAGRNAQGKITVRHQGGGANKKIRVIDYRRDKFDVPAVVKTIEYDPGRNARIALLAYADGEKRYIVAPQGLQVGETVLSSQNKIEYKSGNAMPLKHIPAGVVVYNVEILPGRGGQLARGAGTGVNLMGFDRGFAQLKMPSGEVRLVPETALAVIGIVSNPDFKNIRWGKAGRMRHRGIKPTVRGKVMNPVDHPHGGGEGVNPIGLKHPKTPWGKPALGVKTRKQKKASGKFILSRRPSRKKKK, encoded by the coding sequence ATGTCCATCAAGATTTATAAACCAACAACTCCCGGGCGTCGTCAGACTTCGGTCTTGACCCGCCAAGATATTACCGCCACTAAGCCGGAAAAGTCTTTATTGATTTCAGCCAAACGTATGGCCGGCCGTAACGCTCAAGGGAAAATAACTGTACGCCATCAAGGCGGCGGAGCCAATAAAAAGATCCGCGTGATTGATTATCGTCGCGATAAGTTTGATGTGCCTGCCGTGGTTAAGACGATTGAGTATGATCCAGGCAGAAATGCCCGTATCGCTTTACTGGCTTATGCCGATGGCGAGAAACGTTATATTGTGGCACCTCAGGGTTTGCAAGTCGGTGAAACTGTCTTGAGCTCACAGAATAAAATTGAATATAAATCAGGCAATGCCATGCCTCTTAAGCATATTCCCGCTGGCGTTGTTGTTTATAATGTGGAGATTCTGCCCGGTCGCGGCGGCCAATTGGCTCGCGGTGCCGGCACTGGCGTTAATTTGATGGGTTTTGACCGCGGTTTTGCTCAACTTAAGATGCCATCGGGAGAAGTTCGCTTGGTGCCTGAGACGGCTTTGGCGGTTATCGGCATAGTGTCTAATCCTGATTTTAAGAATATTCGCTGGGGCAAAGCCGGCAGGATGCGCCATCGTGGCATCAAGCCGACGGTTCGAGGCAAGGTTATGAATCCGGTTGATCATCCTCATGGTGGCGGTGAAGGCGTAAACCCGATTGGGTTGAAGCATCCTAAGACTCCTTGGGGCAAACCAGCTCTAGGCGTTAAAACCAGAAAACAAAAGAAGGCATCCGGTAAGTTTATTCTAAGCCGACGTCCATCCCGAAAAAAGAAAAAATAA
- the rpsS gene encoding 30S ribosomal protein S19, with protein MSRSLKKGPYVDPKLLKKVQNTPKGAKVVIKTWARSSTITPEMVGLTFGVHNGKEHLPVFVVENMVGHKLGEFSPTKKFFRHGGKIQKAIEQGAKV; from the coding sequence ATGTCTAGAAGCCTTAAAAAAGGTCCCTACGTCGATCCCAAACTGTTAAAGAAAGTCCAAAACACCCCCAAGGGTGCTAAGGTTGTCATTAAAACCTGGGCCAGAAGCAGTACGATTACTCCGGAAATGGTTGGTTTGACTTTTGGCGTGCATAACGGCAAAGAACATTTGCCGGTGTTTGTGGTAGAAAACATGGTCGGCCACAAGCTAGGGGAATTTTCTCCGACTAAGAAGTTTTTCCGTCATGGCGGCAAAATCCAAAAAGCCATTGAACAGGGAGCCAAAGTTTAA
- the rplV gene encoding 50S ribosomal protein L22: MQVIAKMNNLRISYRKVRLVANLINGLTVEKALMQLTFSKKAAAKELLKLLKSAIANAKENYDLTPDNLKIASITVDAGPVLKRWQPRAFGRATPLRKESSKIKVILEEIVASGKAKKEKKTDTSDIIKVGTGEFDELKDIAGKQEGKKEIRKAKASDRGFASKILNRKTGSK, translated from the coding sequence ATGCAAGTTATCGCTAAAATGAACAATTTGAGAATAAGTTATCGTAAGGTGAGATTAGTGGCTAATCTGATTAACGGTTTGACTGTGGAAAAAGCCTTGATGCAATTAACTTTCAGCAAGAAAGCGGCGGCTAAGGAATTATTAAAATTACTTAAATCCGCTATTGCTAATGCCAAGGAGAATTATGATTTGACCCCGGATAATTTGAAGATTGCCTCGATTACGGTTGATGCCGGTCCGGTATTGAAACGTTGGCAGCCCAGAGCTTTCGGTCGCGCCACGCCTCTTCGTAAGGAATCATCCAAGATCAAAGTAATTTTGGAAGAAATTGTCGCTTCCGGTAAGGCTAAAAAGGAAAAGAAGACTGATACCTCTGATATTATTAAGGTCGGAACCGGAGAGTTTGATGAACTCAAAGATATCGCTGGCAAACAGGAAGGCAAGAAAGAGATAAGGAAAGCCAAAGCTAGCGATAGGGGATTCGCCTCTAAAATTTTGAATAGGAAAACAGGTAGCAAATAA
- the rpsC gene encoding 30S ribosomal protein S3 produces the protein MGQKVNAKGLRLNINKTWESRWFTENDFSEYLKQDVRIRRFVMKKFRNLGISKVEMERSPNAIVLNIHASRPGLIIGRGGSGAEDLKKEIKDKFLKDDFSRKKGLKNINVNILELSDPNLDSASLIQSMASDIEKRIPFRRVVKQAMGRAEKAGAKGIKVIITGRLDGAEIARRELFLYGKVPLHTLRADIDYCRGIAQTIYGTIGIKVWIYKGDIFNDKESNKQK, from the coding sequence ATGGGTCAAAAAGTTAATGCCAAAGGTTTACGGCTAAATATCAATAAAACTTGGGAATCGCGTTGGTTTACAGAGAATGATTTTTCCGAGTATCTGAAACAGGATGTCCGCATCCGCAGGTTTGTGATGAAAAAATTCCGTAATCTGGGAATCTCCAAAGTCGAAATGGAACGCTCACCAAACGCCATTGTTTTGAATATCCACGCCTCCCGCCCCGGATTGATTATCGGTCGCGGCGGTTCTGGAGCTGAAGATTTGAAGAAGGAGATTAAGGATAAATTCCTTAAAGATGATTTCAGCCGCAAGAAGGGGTTAAAGAATATCAATGTCAATATTCTGGAGTTAAGCGATCCTAACTTGGACTCTGCTTCTCTTATTCAGTCTATGGCAAGCGATATTGAAAAACGCATTCCTTTTCGTCGTGTTGTCAAACAAGCCATGGGTCGGGCGGAAAAGGCCGGCGCCAAAGGCATTAAGGTTATCATTACCGGACGTCTGGATGGGGCGGAAATCGCTCGTCGCGAGCTTTTTCTGTACGGTAAAGTGCCTCTACATACCTTGCGCGCCGATATTGATTATTGTCGCGGCATTGCCCAGACTATTTACGGCACTATCGGAATCAAGGTGTGGATCTATAAAGGCGATATCTTTAATGACAAGGAAAGTAATAAGCAAAAGTAA
- the rplP gene encoding 50S ribosomal protein L16: MLMPKKLAHRKQHRPDVKDGVATSGNYVAFGSFGLKATTAAWVSAQQLEAARRVLAKYIRRGGKSWIRVFPHSAITAKGSQTTMGGGKGAPEKYIATVRPGNIIFELDGISEVEARQALTLAAYKLPIKAKVVKKQ, from the coding sequence ATGTTGATGCCTAAAAAGTTAGCCCACAGAAAACAACATCGCCCCGATGTCAAAGACGGCGTTGCCACTTCCGGCAACTACGTAGCTTTTGGCTCGTTCGGACTCAAAGCGACAACGGCCGCCTGGGTGTCGGCACAGCAATTGGAAGCGGCTAGACGCGTCTTGGCTAAATATATCCGTCGCGGCGGCAAGAGTTGGATCAGGGTTTTCCCGCACAGCGCCATAACAGCTAAAGGCAGTCAGACCACGATGGGTGGCGGCAAGGGCGCGCCGGAAAAATATATTGCCACAGTCCGTCCGGGGAATATTATTTTCGAGCTTGATGGTATCTCCGAAGTTGAAGCGAGACAAGCCCTAACCTTGGCCGCTTATAAACTGCCGATTAAAGCAAAAGTAGTGAAGAAACAATAA
- the rpmC gene encoding 50S ribosomal protein L29, translating into MNIKELNLKEVPELKSLINDARKKLDELKFKVHQGQLKSVREIRVLKKDIALILTALASKK; encoded by the coding sequence ATGAATATCAAGGAATTAAATTTAAAAGAAGTTCCCGAGCTTAAATCGTTGATTAACGATGCCAGAAAAAAACTGGACGAATTGAAATTCAAGGTTCATCAGGGGCAGTTGAAAAGCGTCAGGGAAATTCGTGTCCTAAAGAAGGACATTGCTTTGATTTTGACTGCTTTAGCGTCCAAGAAATAA
- the rpsQ gene encoding 30S ribosomal protein S17: MSEKILRKFKGTVVSDKMAKTLVVVIQSFKMHPKYGKRYKVSRKFKVHDEKNQYHEGDVVEFVECRPLSKDKKWRVIYK; the protein is encoded by the coding sequence ATGTCTGAGAAGATTTTAAGAAAATTTAAAGGTACAGTGGTGTCGGACAAGATGGCCAAGACTTTAGTCGTGGTGATACAATCTTTTAAGATGCATCCCAAGTACGGTAAACGCTACAAAGTCAGCCGAAAATTCAAAGTGCATGATGAGAAAAACCAGTATCATGAAGGCGACGTGGTGGAATTTGTCGAATGCCGGCCGTTGTCTAAAGACAAGAAATGGCGAGTAATATACAAATAA
- the rplN gene encoding 50S ribosomal protein L14, whose protein sequence is MIQLRSIVKSADNTGAKRLAVFRVWGGYKKRYAGIGDIVTMSVKEAVPHSAVKKGDVVHGVVVRARKEIRRADGSYIRFDDNAVVLIDAKKEMRGTRIFGPVARELRNLGYQKIISLAPEVL, encoded by the coding sequence ATGATTCAGTTAAGATCAATAGTTAAATCAGCGGATAATACCGGCGCCAAACGCTTGGCTGTTTTTCGTGTCTGGGGAGGTTATAAAAAGCGTTATGCCGGGATTGGCGATATTGTCACTATGTCGGTTAAAGAAGCCGTACCCCATTCCGCGGTTAAAAAGGGCGATGTGGTTCATGGTGTTGTGGTCAGGGCCAGAAAGGAAATTCGTCGCGCTGACGGTTCTTATATCCGTTTTGACGATAATGCCGTAGTTTTGATTGATGCCAAGAAAGAAATGCGCGGCACGCGTATTTTCGGGCCGGTTGCCAGAGAACTGAGAAATCTTGGTTACCAGAAGATAATCTCTTTAGCGCCGGAAGTGCTATAG
- the rplX gene encoding 50S ribosomal protein L24, protein MKIKTGDKIKMLAGKDKGKTGKVLQVMTTDNKVVVEGLNLLIKHQRPKRSGEKGQRIQFPSAVAMAKVALVCPKCGQAARVGYKIVEDKKFRFCKKCKETI, encoded by the coding sequence ATGAAAATAAAAACAGGAGACAAAATAAAGATGCTGGCAGGCAAGGATAAGGGTAAAACCGGTAAGGTCTTGCAGGTAATGACTACAGACAATAAAGTCGTGGTTGAGGGTTTGAATTTGCTGATCAAGCACCAGCGTCCCAAGCGTTCCGGAGAAAAAGGCCAGAGAATACAGTTTCCTTCCGCTGTGGCCATGGCTAAGGTCGCCTTAGTTTGTCCCAAATGCGGCCAGGCCGCCAGAGTTGGTTATAAGATAGTCGAGGATAAGAAGTTTAGATTTTGTAAAAAATGTAAAGAAACAATTTAA
- the rplE gene encoding 50S ribosomal protein L5 translates to MTLRLQEKYKKEVVPALQKEFGYKNIMAVPKVTKVVLNVGINSRNTDSGFLDAVENTLTRISGQKPVRTKARKAISAFKVREDMVVGVVVTLRGRRMYDFLDKLINVSLPRIRDFRGMSEKNIDQQGNLTVGFKEHIVFPEIRSDEVERIHGLQVTVTTNAGEQKAGSELFRLLGFPFQKKQ, encoded by the coding sequence ATGACATTACGTTTACAGGAAAAATATAAAAAAGAGGTCGTACCCGCTTTGCAGAAAGAATTCGGCTATAAGAATATTATGGCTGTGCCTAAAGTTACTAAGGTGGTGTTGAATGTCGGCATAAACTCCCGCAATACCGATAGTGGCTTTCTTGATGCTGTGGAAAATACTTTAACCAGAATCAGCGGCCAAAAACCGGTTCGCACTAAAGCTAGAAAAGCCATCTCTGCCTTTAAAGTTCGGGAAGATATGGTAGTCGGCGTAGTCGTGACTTTACGTGGTCGAAGGATGTATGATTTTTTGGACAAATTGATTAATGTTTCTTTGCCTCGCATCCGTGATTTCCGCGGTATGTCAGAAAAAAATATTGACCAACAAGGCAATCTGACAGTCGGTTTTAAAGAACATATTGTTTTTCCGGAAATCCGCTCTGATGAAGTTGAGCGTATCCATGGCTTGCAAGTTACTGTTACTACTAATGCCGGAGAACAGAAAGCTGGCAGTGAATTATTCCGCTTACTGGGTTTTCCTTTCCAAAAGAAACAATAA